A single window of Pseudomonas marginalis DNA harbors:
- a CDS encoding RHS repeat-associated core domain-containing protein — protein sequence MIPVIASFVLAPMDAKAPDVERVFRDFRGCLNTFDEWAEGFLSASALEVDQVFKVGEEVALVAPASSKTPSNTVASCDAQGSLTLVHMFESTRFVPIGNTPVMLQAIAQDGSPLGAPLHRTIGPSGILEITECDRNQPYRISFYPNVSRDHVKALYGSYQSVIAGLESRLRDEWTKTFQPQWDDFANATPPERSAMQGLAFSSGMAKALYNLWDNVTQLYDLLADLKANSQKLLAYISQTELDELLRLGNDAIAKGLLVLSDEPLLFIYMSAMVSWLRLLPPPEMYEVLGEITGEVLINLFLIWATRGMGVQIRLGAQVLGHIKSGRAHKWLERLADQLVGPTLDAHVEAVKPLLLSGPATAIKTVPVAPLKVGEHVVSNPVPAVRRKTQQTVLVRQEPVDDVPVSGKNPNGDAAAPSDKTVTNGCPVSMVTGEELLTLTDGTLDGILPFEWTRLYRTSAVEVDVGLGFGWSHSLAHRLAVSGDSVVWTDHENRSTSFPMPTVARPAITNSLAEAAIYLGASPDELVLSQASRFYHFRDGVLVSISDAYDNRLRIARDFLGRIERLDNGARCALFLRYASGRIVAVDYQVQRAEDRGPYVWITEQSIVSYAYDDAGRLVSATNAVGESEVYRYDDQHVILERGLAGGASFFWEWERAGKAARCVRHWASFSQMDTRYAWGDDGRVTLHNADGSQEVYVHDDRARLVQRIDPDGAQHFKSYDAKGRLTVEQDPLGAVTAYQYDDAGHLVALFPGDDEPTSYEHDNGFVRVVRRGLAVWKYERNDQGDVIRKIDPDGHVTDYSYDKYGQLVGVWYPDHSCQRLVWNERGQLIEEQLPNGGIKRYRYDDLGRQVAREDEHGALTQYQWDSVGRLVRVVLPGGACREYSYNPYGKISAERDELGHVTRYEYADGLHLISRRINADGTQVKYRYDNVRLLLTEIENEVGETYRLAYHPNGLIQQETGFDGQRTAYVYDLNGNLQEKTEHGDDGSQLVTRYERDHAGRLVRKTLPDGSLVEYAYDRQGNLLSVDDGHWALAYEYDQQSRLTAEHQGWGTLRYGYDACGQLQHLRLPDNNRLVFNHAKGGHLATIELNGALLTSHLFKAGQEHQRQQGQLLSHYHHDDQHRLHAHAITQQQDHLYQRQYDYDKTGNLTRLLDTRKGEHHYHYDPLGRLTRADHSQDLQERFGHTRAGNLLMQDRPGPDIVAGNRLMIQGDRHYDYDAFGNLIRERRGKGHQLVTEYRYDCQHRLIGITQPNGQTASYRYDPFGRRISKTVDGLTTEFFWQGDRLIAEHHADRHRSYLYEPDSFRPLVLLEGFGPIDTKPYHYQLDHLGTPQELTSPDGAIVWSAHYRAYGQISRLDKGTIDNPLRFQGQYFDQESGLHYNRHRYYNPDIGCYLTPDPVKLAGGLNAYQYVPNPTGWLDPLGLACTSGSCPPPHTGNTWEFNSDVDLDWRKQDRNSYEQMHTGLDEAFRRTGISRDEYSVSKWGKDQYGKSFPTEWRVQSGPNRGAEVNIDDPILVPSKEGPKSPHIGYQTPGKRAGGGAKRGHILLKLVPVSRSRIGIH from the coding sequence TTGATTCCCGTCATTGCCAGCTTTGTCCTGGCCCCCATGGATGCCAAGGCGCCGGACGTTGAGCGCGTCTTTCGTGACTTTCGCGGTTGCCTGAATACCTTTGATGAGTGGGCCGAGGGGTTCTTGAGCGCTTCGGCACTGGAAGTGGATCAGGTGTTCAAAGTTGGGGAAGAGGTGGCGCTGGTGGCGCCGGCTTCCTCCAAAACCCCCAGTAACACCGTCGCCAGCTGCGATGCCCAGGGATCGCTGACCCTGGTGCATATGTTCGAAAGCACTCGGTTTGTACCGATCGGCAATACGCCGGTGATGCTGCAAGCCATTGCCCAGGACGGCAGCCCGCTCGGCGCACCACTCCATCGGACCATCGGTCCCAGCGGCATCCTCGAAATCACCGAGTGTGATCGCAACCAGCCGTACCGAATCAGTTTCTACCCCAACGTTTCCAGGGATCACGTCAAGGCGCTGTATGGGTCTTATCAATCGGTGATCGCGGGGTTGGAAAGTCGCCTGCGTGACGAATGGACCAAGACCTTCCAGCCCCAATGGGACGACTTCGCCAACGCCACGCCGCCCGAACGTAGCGCGATGCAAGGTTTGGCGTTTTCAAGCGGGATGGCCAAGGCGCTCTACAACCTGTGGGACAACGTTACGCAGCTGTATGACTTGCTGGCGGACCTCAAGGCCAACAGCCAGAAGTTGTTGGCCTACATCTCCCAGACTGAACTCGATGAACTGCTGAGGCTGGGCAACGACGCCATCGCAAAGGGGCTGTTGGTGCTCAGCGATGAGCCGCTGCTGTTTATCTACATGTCAGCCATGGTCAGTTGGCTACGCCTGCTACCGCCGCCCGAGATGTATGAAGTGCTGGGCGAGATCACCGGTGAGGTACTGATCAATCTATTTCTGATCTGGGCGACCCGTGGCATGGGCGTGCAGATTCGCCTGGGCGCTCAGGTGCTGGGACATATCAAATCCGGACGAGCGCACAAGTGGCTGGAGAGGCTGGCTGATCAGTTGGTGGGGCCGACGTTGGACGCGCATGTCGAGGCGGTGAAGCCTTTGCTGCTCAGTGGCCCCGCGACAGCGATCAAGACTGTACCGGTTGCGCCGTTGAAGGTTGGGGAGCATGTGGTTTCGAACCCGGTGCCGGCGGTTCGCAGGAAGACTCAGCAGACGGTGTTGGTCAGGCAGGAGCCTGTCGATGATGTGCCCGTTTCAGGGAAGAACCCGAACGGGGATGCGGCGGCCCCTTCGGATAAGACCGTCACCAACGGCTGCCCGGTGTCGATGGTTACCGGGGAGGAATTGCTCACCCTCACCGACGGCACGTTGGATGGAATCTTGCCGTTCGAGTGGACACGGTTATATCGCACCAGTGCGGTGGAAGTGGATGTCGGGTTGGGGTTTGGCTGGAGTCATTCGCTGGCGCATCGGCTTGCGGTGTCGGGCGATTCGGTGGTGTGGACGGACCATGAGAATCGCAGTACTTCATTTCCGATGCCGACCGTTGCTCGACCCGCCATCACCAATAGCCTGGCCGAAGCCGCAATCTATTTGGGCGCATCGCCGGACGAACTGGTGTTGTCCCAGGCGTCGCGGTTTTATCACTTTCGCGACGGTGTGCTGGTCTCGATCAGTGATGCCTACGACAACCGGTTGCGGATTGCTCGGGATTTTCTGGGGCGGATTGAGCGGCTGGATAACGGTGCGAGGTGTGCGCTGTTCCTGCGCTATGCGTCGGGCCGCATCGTCGCGGTGGACTACCAGGTGCAGCGGGCCGAAGACCGTGGTCCGTATGTCTGGATTACTGAGCAGAGCATTGTTTCCTACGCCTATGACGATGCTGGCCGACTGGTCTCGGCGACCAATGCGGTAGGTGAAAGCGAGGTTTATCGCTACGACGATCAGCACGTGATTCTTGAGCGTGGACTGGCCGGTGGGGCGAGTTTCTTTTGGGAATGGGAACGGGCGGGCAAGGCTGCGCGATGTGTTCGGCATTGGGCCAGTTTTTCCCAGATGGATACGCGGTATGCCTGGGGGGACGACGGCCGTGTCACGCTGCACAACGCCGATGGCAGTCAGGAAGTGTATGTCCATGACGACCGGGCGCGGCTGGTGCAGCGGATTGATCCGGACGGTGCCCAGCATTTCAAATCCTACGACGCCAAAGGCCGGCTGACGGTTGAGCAGGATCCGCTGGGGGCGGTGACGGCGTATCAGTACGACGACGCCGGACACTTGGTGGCGTTGTTTCCCGGGGATGATGAGCCGACGTCCTACGAGCATGACAATGGCTTCGTACGGGTTGTAAGACGGGGTCTGGCGGTCTGGAAGTACGAGCGTAACGACCAGGGCGATGTCATTCGTAAGATCGATCCCGACGGACATGTTACGGATTACAGCTACGACAAATACGGGCAACTGGTTGGGGTTTGGTACCCGGATCACAGTTGTCAGCGGCTGGTGTGGAATGAGCGGGGGCAACTGATTGAGGAGCAGCTGCCCAATGGCGGGATCAAGCGGTATCGCTATGACGATCTTGGCCGTCAGGTGGCGCGCGAGGATGAGCATGGCGCGCTGACCCAGTATCAGTGGGACAGCGTGGGTCGCTTGGTTCGCGTCGTATTACCAGGCGGTGCATGTCGGGAATACAGCTACAACCCCTACGGCAAAATCAGCGCCGAACGCGATGAGCTGGGGCATGTCACCCGCTACGAATACGCCGACGGGTTGCACCTGATCAGTCGGCGCATCAACGCTGATGGCACTCAGGTCAAATACCGCTACGACAACGTGCGGTTATTGCTGACCGAGATCGAAAACGAGGTCGGCGAGACCTACCGACTTGCTTATCATCCCAACGGACTGATCCAGCAGGAAACCGGGTTTGACGGGCAGCGTACGGCCTACGTCTACGACCTCAACGGCAACCTGCAGGAAAAGACCGAACACGGTGACGATGGTAGTCAGCTCGTTACCCGTTACGAGCGAGACCACGCCGGACGCCTCGTCAGAAAAACCCTGCCCGACGGTAGCCTTGTTGAATATGCCTACGACCGCCAGGGCAACCTCCTCAGCGTCGATGACGGCCACTGGGCGCTGGCCTACGAATACGACCAACAAAGCCGCCTCACCGCCGAACACCAGGGCTGGGGCACCTTGCGCTACGGCTACGACGCCTGCGGCCAGCTTCAACACCTGCGCCTACCCGATAACAACCGACTGGTTTTTAACCATGCGAAAGGCGGCCACCTCGCCACCATCGAATTAAACGGCGCGCTGCTGACGTCTCATCTGTTCAAAGCCGGCCAGGAACACCAGCGCCAACAAGGCCAACTCCTCAGCCACTACCACCACGACGACCAGCACCGCCTGCACGCCCACGCGATCACCCAGCAACAGGACCACCTCTACCAACGCCAATACGACTATGACAAAACCGGCAACCTCACCCGCCTGCTCGACACGCGCAAAGGCGAACACCACTACCACTACGACCCACTAGGCCGCCTCACCCGCGCCGACCACTCCCAAGACCTGCAGGAACGCTTCGGCCACACCCGCGCCGGCAACCTGCTGATGCAAGACCGCCCCGGCCCCGACATCGTCGCCGGCAACCGCCTGATGATCCAGGGCGACCGCCACTACGACTATGACGCCTTCGGCAACCTCATCCGCGAGCGGCGTGGCAAAGGCCATCAACTCGTTACCGAATACCGTTACGACTGCCAGCATCGGCTGATCGGCATCACCCAACCCAACGGCCAAACCGCCAGCTACCGCTACGACCCGTTTGGGCGGCGCATCAGCAAAACCGTGGACGGCCTAACGACGGAGTTTTTCTGGCAAGGCGACAGGCTGATTGCCGAACACCATGCGGATCGCCATCGCAGCTATCTCTATGAACCCGACAGCTTTCGCCCGCTGGTTCTGTTGGAAGGCTTCGGCCCAATAGATACCAAGCCCTATCACTACCAACTCGACCACCTCGGCACGCCGCAAGAACTCACCTCTCCAGACGGCGCCATCGTCTGGTCCGCGCACTACCGCGCCTACGGCCAGATCAGCCGACTCGACAAAGGCACAATCGACAACCCGCTGCGTTTCCAGGGTCAGTACTTCGATCAGGAAAGCGGACTGCACTACAACCGCCATCGCTACTACAATCCGGATATTGGGTGTTACCTGACGCCTGATCCGGTGAAGTTGGCGGGTGGGCTCAACGCGTACCAGTACGTGCCTAACCCGACCGGATGGTTAGATCCGTTAGGGTTAGCTTGCACTTCTGGGAGCTGCCCTCCGCCACACACCGGAAACACATGGGAGTTTAACTCCGATGTAGATCTGGACTGGCGCAAACAAGACCGCAACAGCTACGAGCAAATGCACACGGGTTTAGATGAAGCCTTTCGCAGAACAGGCATATCAAGGGATGAATACAGCGTATCCAAATGGGGTAAAGACCAATATGGAAAGTCATTTCCAACTGAATGGCGTGTCCAAAGCGGCCCAAATAGGGGGGCCGAGGTGAATATTGATGACCCAATACTTGTCCCAAGCAAAGAAGGGCCGAAATCACCTCATATTGGCTATCAAACCCCCGGAAAGAGAGCGGGCGGAGGGGCAAAAAGAGGTCATATACTTCTCAAACTGGTTCCCGTTAGCCGATCAAGAATTGGGATTCACTAA
- a CDS encoding CHAD domain-containing protein produces MSALVDQLVAQVIGLEVGLLSCQARLAAVTDDEALHDLRTTVRRLRSLLRPLRGLPGVEQLELAAGTVGQLTTPLRDREVLAAYLHQHGYHEAADRRLRLQPDAYRQVAQGPEVAHLLLILDAFPRFIRASEHQKLLKGLRPRIEKRLAKQWQKLDQALKDPDHDRHRLRLLIKRVRYAAEAYPQLDKLPANALPRLKKAQAALGDWHDCWQWLAQAEHQADLQPCVAIWHRTMAKAEGQADRVLDKLSADCF; encoded by the coding sequence ATGTCAGCTTTGGTCGATCAGTTAGTCGCTCAGGTCATTGGCCTGGAAGTAGGGTTACTGAGCTGCCAGGCTCGCCTCGCTGCCGTTACCGATGATGAAGCCCTGCATGATCTGCGCACCACCGTGCGCCGCCTGCGCAGTCTGTTGCGTCCTTTGCGCGGGCTGCCGGGTGTGGAACAGCTTGAATTGGCCGCCGGCACGGTCGGCCAGTTGACGACGCCGCTGCGCGACCGAGAGGTGCTGGCGGCGTATTTGCATCAGCATGGTTATCACGAGGCCGCAGATCGACGCCTGCGCCTGCAACCCGACGCCTATCGCCAGGTGGCGCAAGGCCCGGAAGTTGCGCATCTGCTGCTGATCCTTGATGCATTCCCGCGCTTTATCCGCGCCTCGGAGCACCAGAAATTGCTCAAGGGTTTGCGACCGCGCATTGAGAAGCGCCTGGCCAAGCAATGGCAGAAACTCGATCAAGCGCTGAAAGATCCAGACCATGATCGCCACCGTTTGCGCTTGTTGATCAAGCGTGTGCGCTATGCCGCCGAGGCTTACCCCCAGCTGGATAAGTTGCCCGCCAATGCCCTGCCACGCCTGAAGAAAGCCCAAGCGGCACTGGGTGATTGGCATGACTGCTGGCAATGGTTGGCCCAGGCCGAACATCAAGCCGATCTGCAGCCCTGTGTTGCGATATGGCATCGCACCATGGCCAAGGCCGAAGGGCAGGCGGATCGCGTGCTGGACAAACTCAGCGCGGATTGTTTCTAA
- a CDS encoding Mpo1-like protein, with protein sequence MGKRHPNLPAWQWRNYPQNHQHPTNLALHLIAVPLFIIGFLLIVSGVFSLSLASFAIGVVGILAGLALQRHGHSLEAEAGEPFSDRKDAVQRLVVEQFLTFPRFVLSGGWWRAWRLRHRH encoded by the coding sequence ATGGGCAAACGTCATCCCAATCTCCCCGCCTGGCAATGGCGTAACTACCCGCAAAACCATCAGCACCCGACCAACCTGGCGTTGCACCTGATTGCCGTGCCGCTGTTTATCATCGGGTTTCTGTTGATTGTGTCCGGAGTGTTCAGCCTGAGCCTGGCCAGTTTCGCCATTGGCGTAGTCGGCATCCTCGCTGGCCTGGCGTTGCAGCGTCATGGCCATAGCCTGGAAGCCGAGGCCGGTGAGCCGTTCAGTGATCGTAAAGACGCAGTACAGCGCCTGGTGGTCGAGCAGTTCCTGACGTTCCCGCGCTTTGTGTTGAGCGGTGGCTGGTGGCGTGCCTGGCGGCTGCGCCACCGCCACTGA
- a CDS encoding acyl-CoA thioesterase — MRFSDLLDAARSNPLDVTIPAEWAQGRASFGGLVAALQYEALRAQVPTDRPLRSLAITFVGPVAPDVSASYQVEVLREGKAVSQLLGRVVQNGEVATLVQASFGASRESEIDVASEPPPTFKHWDECQELPYIKGVTPEFMRHLAMRWSVGGLPFTGNKSREMGGWVRLRGDVKEEPLTEAHILALVDAWPPALLPHLKKPAPGSTLTWTIEFIQPLQELTTLDWCQYHVSIEHARDGYGHAAAALWSPTGALIALSRQTVVVFA; from the coding sequence ATGCGCTTTAGTGATTTGCTCGACGCCGCCCGAAGCAACCCGCTGGATGTCACCATTCCCGCCGAGTGGGCCCAGGGCCGTGCGTCCTTTGGTGGCTTGGTTGCTGCGTTGCAATACGAAGCCTTGCGCGCCCAGGTGCCGACGGACCGCCCATTGCGCTCGCTCGCGATCACCTTCGTTGGCCCAGTTGCGCCCGATGTATCCGCCAGCTATCAAGTCGAAGTGTTGCGTGAAGGCAAGGCGGTCAGCCAGTTGCTCGGCCGTGTCGTGCAGAACGGTGAGGTCGCGACCCTGGTACAGGCCAGTTTTGGCGCATCCCGCGAGTCGGAAATCGATGTGGCCAGCGAGCCGCCGCCGACGTTCAAGCACTGGGATGAGTGCCAGGAACTGCCCTATATCAAAGGCGTCACGCCTGAATTCATGCGCCACCTGGCGATGCGTTGGAGTGTTGGCGGTTTGCCGTTTACCGGTAATAAATCCCGCGAGATGGGCGGTTGGGTTCGCTTGCGCGGGGATGTGAAGGAGGAACCGCTGACCGAAGCGCATATCCTCGCCCTGGTCGACGCCTGGCCCCCGGCGTTGCTGCCGCACCTGAAAAAGCCCGCTCCGGGCAGCACACTGACCTGGACCATCGAATTCATCCAACCGTTGCAGGAGTTGACGACCCTGGACTGGTGCCAGTACCACGTCAGCATCGAACATGCGCGCGACGGCTACGGTCACGCCGCCGCCGCGCTGTGGAGCCCAACCGGCGCGTTGATCGCCCTTAGCCGCCAGACCGTGGTGGTCTTCGCCTGA